From a single Clostridia bacterium genomic region:
- a CDS encoding alpha/beta hydrolase family protein: MKCTYDYERELFRQIKPSMSYDGGDLKTWQKAAREKLRELIGTDRMQTAALGLSVEWEKKQTGYTETRFTIQTEPGYYVPAHLLLPDGVKKPPLIICLQGHSPGMYISLGIVKQEKDALSIKNGNRDFCIRAVREGFAAICMEQRSFGELKNPNKELDACLEPAMTALLMGRTTIGERVWDVCQMIDAVETYFSDKVDANAICLTGNSGGGTATAYAAALEDRIKLAMPSCAVCTFKDSIGAMHHCSCNYVPRIGLYFDMGDLIAMACPKFYVQVNGAEDKIFPLAGAKACFEQGKRAYDFLGFGDRLTHVIGEEGHRFYADKAWRAVHALMGR, from the coding sequence ATGAAATGCACGTATGATTACGAACGAGAACTTTTCCGACAGATCAAGCCGTCTATGAGTTACGACGGCGGCGATTTGAAAACGTGGCAAAAAGCGGCGCGCGAAAAGCTGCGGGAACTCATCGGGACCGATCGGATGCAGACGGCGGCGCTTGGTCTTTCCGTCGAATGGGAGAAGAAGCAAACGGGCTACACGGAGACCCGATTCACCATCCAAACCGAACCCGGCTATTACGTTCCGGCGCATCTGTTGCTTCCCGACGGAGTCAAGAAGCCTCCTCTGATCATCTGCCTGCAAGGGCATTCCCCCGGCATGTATATTTCCCTCGGCATCGTCAAGCAGGAAAAGGACGCGCTTTCGATCAAAAACGGAAACCGCGATTTTTGCATTCGCGCCGTCCGAGAAGGATTCGCCGCGATCTGCATGGAACAGCGTTCGTTCGGAGAACTGAAAAACCCGAATAAAGAGCTTGACGCTTGCTTGGAACCCGCGATGACCGCGCTTTTAATGGGGCGGACGACGATCGGCGAACGCGTTTGGGACGTCTGTCAGATGATCGACGCGGTCGAGACCTATTTTTCGGACAAGGTGGACGCGAACGCGATCTGCCTGACGGGCAACTCCGGAGGCGGAACGGCAACCGCATACGCCGCCGCGCTTGAAGACAGGATCAAACTCGCGATGCCCTCTTGCGCCGTCTGCACCTTTAAGGATTCGATCGGCGCGATGCACCACTGCTCCTGCAATTACGTTCCGCGCATCGGCTTATACTTCGATATGGGCGACCTCATCGCGATGGCTTGCCCCAAATTCTACGTCCAAGTCAACGGCGCGGAAGACAAGATCTTCCCGCTCGCGGGCGCGAAAGCCTGCTTCGAGCAAGGCAAACGCGCCTACGATTTTTTGGGCTTCGGCGACCGCTTGACGCACGTCATCGGCGAAGAAGGTCACCGCTTCTATGCGGATAAAGCATGGCGCGCCGTTCACGCGCTTATGGGGCGCTGA
- a CDS encoding alpha/beta hydrolase, producing the protein MKFETIELKDQYPFLSGGYLRILAIDCPFGIKEGWARPMVIVVPGGAYWGVAKREAEPIAADFFAKGYQVAILNYLCREQGAAYPEQLFELASSIDFIRKNAKRLNVNPKEIFAVGFSAGGHLVADYSSEFPSLSERAGVLLDCAVTAVGLSYPVIDDHDESFENLLFSYESAEKERLKGVLKAQNLISKQTPPTFLWTTATDNLVPAANSLRYALALAEHGVPYEIHVYPKGGHGMSDGSLELNENAEAATVLSAWTKDMARFFRSYCEEKF; encoded by the coding sequence ATGAAATTCGAAACCATAGAGTTAAAAGATCAATACCCTTTCCTTTCGGGCGGCTACCTGCGGATCCTCGCAATAGATTGCCCGTTTGGGATCAAAGAAGGCTGGGCGCGTCCAATGGTCATCGTCGTCCCCGGCGGCGCGTATTGGGGCGTCGCGAAGCGCGAAGCCGAGCCGATCGCCGCGGACTTTTTCGCCAAAGGCTATCAAGTTGCGATCTTGAATTATCTTTGCCGAGAGCAAGGCGCGGCTTATCCCGAGCAACTTTTCGAGCTTGCGTCCTCGATCGATTTCATCCGCAAAAACGCGAAGCGGCTGAACGTAAACCCGAAAGAGATCTTTGCCGTCGGTTTTTCGGCGGGCGGTCACCTCGTCGCGGATTATTCGAGCGAATTTCCATCGTTGAGCGAGCGCGCGGGCGTTCTGCTCGATTGCGCCGTTACCGCGGTCGGGCTTTCTTACCCCGTGATCGACGATCACGACGAATCTTTCGAAAATCTCCTATTCTCTTATGAAAGCGCGGAAAAAGAGCGTCTCAAAGGCGTTTTGAAGGCGCAAAACCTCATCTCGAAGCAGACGCCGCCGACCTTCCTCTGGACGACGGCAACGGATAATCTCGTCCCCGCCGCGAACAGTTTGCGCTATGCCCTCGCCCTCGCCGAGCACGGCGTTCCCTACGAGATCCACGTCTATCCGAAAGGCGGCCACGGGATGTCCGACGGTTCGCTCGAACTGAACGAGAACGCCGAAGCCGCGACCGTTCTCTCCGCTTGGACGAAGGATATGGCGCGGTTTTTCCGCTCGTACTGCGAAGAGAAATTTTAA
- a CDS encoding InlB B-repeat-containing protein — MNRKRVLILVLVLILAFTLSFGLFACANKEKTPSGGNNSEQTGDPTPTPNPNPDSGNGNGSGNGSGSGNGSGGGNGSSQGSDRETPAPALTAQYHISFYTGESATQVARMDGLKAGQKIEKPEDPKLARHTFGGWFTDYGTYEKPFEFTTMPAGNVQLFAKWTASIDDNAIEAYEADLAEKSEEGHLYIHYLRFNNDPADYEAMTLWVWPYQYTGRVFNWVRDEQNKIVLDDVVGATCDVDLTAVYNDAGKEKDQSMQFLVDSCTGSNYKAGDIKNEANYMNPKIGFLIVYEDSKNSGTHWRSDGNADQLFTIKEKIWENGSIHIFCVQDNVSPDINHLSQQGTITNPYADDDGTNVSRGDVNSSETIKVNYGTNLLDTVSGVGYQIMVSSFSDSDGDGIGDIRGIINHLDYLEALGVNVLWLTPIQLSDSYHGYDIIDYKAVDPKFGTLDDYKELLTKCHQKGMKVIMDLVLNHTSTNNVWFQKSAKLDPEYRNFYQWRNHEVEKDLSSDWYPYSEYAYSYYGKFSPSMPELNYDWQGTRDAIADVAKYWLGILGNGTGVDGFRIDAVKHIYMADEVTPGKDDIIIYDYDDEVQSDYSSNLTKNLNFFSWFVNSIKSEYPNTYLVGENFDGHAYNVAPYYVAYDGMLDFYMYYNFGELSTAPNKANGLAGGSSNNENALPKGTNTDKLRSGEWDYEAILAIQSAYAKSGISGVGTGNGTVMDSLFTSNHDIMRLINNMTGQKEGQITSANAAMAKKYALAVISTMMTMPGISWIYYGDEIGMSSNYMTGENATSAHVDRQYRQPFKWTTADYDEQGGAADITHFSISGDRTFYVEWDAYNKTLAGVQEQTSDSNSFLNTVRYWTNLKSDDSTDLGKALRYGDYQYKFINGWGEGQNPLFSFTRSYGGHTYWVVTNFSSVDYDMTSAMSGEVAAISAGSTLNSLKSGATVIVKIA; from the coding sequence ATGAACAGAAAAAGAGTATTGATCTTAGTTTTGGTTTTGATTTTGGCGTTTACCCTTTCGTTTGGGCTTTTCGCCTGCGCGAATAAGGAAAAGACCCCCTCGGGAGGTAATAATTCGGAGCAGACGGGTGATCCGACCCCGACCCCGAATCCGAATCCCGATTCCGGAAACGGAAACGGCTCGGGTAACGGCTCCGGCTCGGGTAACGGTTCCGGCGGCGGTAACGGTTCTTCGCAAGGTTCGGACCGCGAAACGCCCGCTCCCGCGCTGACCGCGCAGTATCATATTTCGTTCTACACGGGCGAAAGCGCGACGCAAGTCGCGAGGATGGACGGTTTGAAGGCGGGGCAGAAGATCGAAAAACCCGAAGATCCGAAGCTCGCGCGCCACACCTTCGGCGGCTGGTTTACCGATTACGGAACGTATGAAAAGCCCTTTGAATTCACCACGATGCCCGCAGGCAACGTCCAACTTTTCGCGAAGTGGACCGCTTCGATCGACGATAACGCGATCGAAGCCTATGAAGCGGATCTCGCCGAAAAGAGCGAAGAAGGGCATCTTTATATCCATTATTTGCGTTTTAACAACGATCCCGCCGATTACGAAGCGATGACGCTTTGGGTTTGGCCGTATCAATACACGGGTCGCGTCTTCAACTGGGTGCGCGACGAGCAAAATAAGATCGTCCTCGACGACGTCGTCGGCGCGACGTGCGACGTCGACCTTACCGCCGTTTATAACGACGCGGGTAAGGAAAAAGACCAAAGCATGCAGTTCCTCGTGGATTCTTGCACGGGCTCGAACTACAAAGCGGGCGATATCAAAAACGAAGCGAATTATATGAACCCGAAGATCGGCTTCCTGATCGTCTACGAAGACAGCAAAAACTCCGGAACGCACTGGCGCTCGGACGGTAACGCCGACCAACTCTTTACGATCAAAGAAAAGATTTGGGAGAACGGAAGCATCCATATCTTCTGCGTTCAGGATAACGTCAGCCCGGATATCAACCACCTCTCGCAGCAGGGAACGATCACGAATCCCTATGCGGATGACGACGGCACGAACGTTTCGAGAGGCGACGTCAACAGCTCCGAGACGATCAAAGTCAATTACGGCACCAACCTTTTGGACACCGTTTCCGGCGTCGGCTATCAGATCATGGTCAGTTCCTTCTCCGATAGCGACGGCGACGGCATCGGCGATATCCGCGGTATCATCAATCACCTCGATTATCTCGAAGCGCTCGGCGTAAACGTCCTGTGGCTTACCCCGATCCAGCTTTCGGACAGCTACCACGGCTACGATATCATCGATTATAAAGCCGTCGATCCGAAGTTCGGGACGTTGGACGATTACAAAGAACTTTTGACGAAGTGTCACCAAAAGGGAATGAAGGTCATTATGGACCTCGTTTTGAATCACACTTCGACGAATAACGTTTGGTTCCAAAAGTCCGCGAAGCTCGATCCCGAGTATCGTAACTTCTATCAATGGCGTAACCACGAAGTCGAGAAAGATCTCTCTTCCGACTGGTATCCGTACAGCGAGTACGCCTACTCTTATTACGGCAAATTCTCTCCCTCGATGCCCGAACTGAACTACGATTGGCAGGGCACCCGCGACGCGATCGCGGACGTCGCCAAGTACTGGCTCGGTATTCTCGGCAACGGGACGGGCGTGGACGGTTTCCGTATCGACGCGGTTAAGCACATCTATATGGCGGACGAAGTCACTCCCGGAAAGGACGATATCATCATCTATGATTATGACGACGAAGTCCAATCCGATTATTCATCCAACTTAACAAAGAACTTGAACTTCTTCTCTTGGTTCGTCAATTCGATCAAGAGCGAGTATCCGAATACCTATCTCGTCGGCGAAAACTTCGACGGACACGCGTATAACGTCGCTCCGTACTACGTCGCCTACGACGGTATGCTCGACTTCTATATGTACTATAACTTCGGAGAGCTTTCCACGGCTCCGAACAAGGCGAACGGTCTTGCGGGCGGCTCTTCCAACAATGAAAACGCGCTTCCGAAGGGAACGAATACCGATAAACTCCGCTCGGGCGAATGGGATTACGAAGCGATCCTCGCGATCCAATCCGCGTATGCCAAGAGCGGAATTTCGGGCGTCGGAACCGGTAACGGAACGGTCATGGATTCGCTCTTTACCTCCAACCACGATATTATGCGCTTGATCAACAATATGACCGGTCAGAAAGAAGGTCAGATCACGAGCGCGAACGCGGCGATGGCGAAGAAGTACGCCCTCGCGGTCATCAGCACGATGATGACGATGCCCGGTATCTCTTGGATCTATTACGGCGATGAAATCGGTATGAGCAGTAACTATATGACGGGCGAGAACGCGACGAGCGCGCACGTCGACCGCCAGTATCGCCAGCCGTTCAAGTGGACGACCGCCGATTACGACGAGCAGGGCGGCGCGGCGGACATTACGCACTTCTCGATCAGCGGCGACAGGACGTTCTACGTCGAGTGGGATGCTTACAATAAGACCCTTGCGGGCGTTCAAGAGCAGACTTCGGATTCGAATTCCTTCCTGAATACCGTCCGTTACTGGACCAATCTGAAATCGGACGATTCGACCGATCTCGGCAAGGCTCTCCGTTACGGCGATTATCAATATAAATTCATTAACGGCTGGGGCGAAGGACAAAATCCGTTGTTCTCCTTTACCCGCAGTTACGGCGGCCATACCTATTGGGTCGTTACCAATTTCAGTTCGGTTGATTACGATATGACGAGCGCGATGAGCGGCGAAGTGGCGGCTATCTCTGCGGGAAGCACCTTGAATTCGCTGAAATCCGGCGCGACCGTTATCGTTAAAATTGCATAA
- a CDS encoding MBL fold metallo-hydrolase has product MKTVLNLGTFYANAYLIEIKDGWLLVDSGYSFDYGRFIRKAKRNGIELSSIRYVVLTHVHADHAGFLKKILADTGATLLYLPAEKERLLLGKNEQNVFISRKSTFLLNRISAATPRFQTFDPPSVEGAIDAETQPLAEEGVRFFVLHGHTDNDLCFTVDDKIFVGDICMNGAGATGYSPLWIEDNEKLTESWRRLLATDGKLLYPGHGNPFPKSELAKFVDRQAKRKLCKLFK; this is encoded by the coding sequence ATGAAAACGGTTTTGAACTTGGGAACGTTCTACGCAAACGCCTATTTGATCGAAATAAAGGACGGTTGGCTGCTCGTCGACTCGGGCTATTCTTTCGATTACGGGCGTTTTATTCGAAAAGCGAAGCGAAACGGGATCGAATTATCCTCGATCCGCTACGTCGTCCTAACGCACGTTCACGCCGATCACGCGGGCTTTCTGAAAAAGATCCTTGCGGACACGGGCGCGACGCTCCTTTACTTACCTGCCGAAAAAGAGCGGCTTTTGTTGGGGAAAAACGAACAAAACGTTTTCATTTCGCGCAAAAGCACGTTCTTACTGAATCGCATCTCTGCGGCGACCCCGCGTTTTCAGACGTTCGACCCGCCGAGCGTCGAGGGTGCGATCGACGCCGAAACGCAGCCGCTTGCGGAAGAAGGCGTCCGCTTTTTCGTCCTGCACGGTCACACCGATAACGATCTCTGCTTCACGGTGGACGATAAGATCTTCGTCGGCGATATTTGTATGAACGGCGCGGGCGCGACGGGCTACTCCCCTCTTTGGATCGAAGATAACGAAAAGCTCACGGAGAGTTGGAGGCGGCTGCTCGCGACGGACGGCAAGTTATTATACCCCGGGCACGGAAACCCCTTTCCCAAATCCGAACTCGCGAAATTCGTCGATAGACAAGCGAAGCGAAAACTTTGCAAACTTTTCAAATAA
- a CDS encoding starch-binding protein — MKRNLWKLLVILCVAIASSMLFAACKKTDNKPVNDPLKVTINWNFAGSENTTIEVGSDGRVNLTSITVPENPGFRFEGFYTDAACTKNFDAANYTVTFDFTIYAKWAPESSTDAPTLTRVDAKYVGGEKTVGASLSSSDVTVTLYYSDGTTKRVSDFTFGAFDSATAGEKTVSISFTLDGKPMTASVTVTVKAGEQGGDNQGGDNQGGDNQGGDNQGGDNQGGEQTTERAVLVVDGVETDMVKAEGTPTVQFVLTDVALGNYAYVRVLYNGSVVPYAEGSAPSRNEVYDFRLDVAENLAYATKHQTTPTADRAILKIGEREVAMTKDAALNQYSVTNVLIEANDTADVYFNDTKIAFREGYRLNGAGIYDFFYNADENIAYLVKQPDKIVLKVGAAESNFVKDEESPIEQYKIAGVDLAENAEVSASFNGKNVPFASADWFQGAGKYDFYLNASENLVYAVKQQVGDKAVLKIGNDETQMIKDDESQVDQYKALDLEIGVSDEVSVYFNNAAVPFADQNWKSGAGVYDFYLNVAENLVYVNKHVENLTYTLTANGVPHAMVFDSDKNEYSVSVELREDEVVTIKDSRNNSYSNFENGFTGTATKDGEYVFYLKMTEGNPIWVHCVEYVEVYVENSFGYETLYVHYWKDGVITSGWPGIQMDHDQKEGWWKARVDTRADHINFTDGAAENTQSTAESELDFNNLYFYGGAWHDFYPLVYSLKVNGANPQTMELVNGEYKLQIALNKNDAVTITDNKGDSYDNWQDGCNFKGTADADAEYIFYLKPNESNLIWVHKIEYADLYVENTFGFDNLYIHYWNNDDGFTTVYPGEAMTPVEGRDGWFTKQVDTRIRALLFTNGAAENTQSTQEIAVGNLNALYYYGGAWHDDYPLVYTLRVNTVEVGNLSFVNGEYTIQVDLAKNDDVSISDNKGVNYCNWEVGCGFNGIAAADGTYTFYLKMTENNPIWVDIVTYTTIYVENSFQFEDVYAVYRNDGGVLTNDSGVKMTAVEGKAGWVSAKISDRATFIKFTNGGANETAEFAVDLTKPYFYDKSWNASYPTDETHEIYFYNTNNWDPVKAFAWRGSDSSTVAYIGAWPGTLMTVVEGHDGWYKVSVSSRALKILFTNGLEGALERKTADLDLDFTKPYYMDGEWTADYPAVEQKITIYYYNSNAWDTVNAYAWKEGTPDEEKLGVWPGATMTAVQGKGGWFKVEVGEYADRIVFSNGSNSEEKTGDLTINPSKLYFKNGEWTTAFDPEPEQKITVYYFNTNNWNPMIAYAWSGSDQDPVEKLGTWPGTVMTPVYEHPGWFSVEVGENAEKILFTNGMEGEQNKTANLTIDPAKLYYKDGTWTATYPVPEENITIYFYNESAWANVYAYGWSGTEPNDVKKLGDFPGTQMTAVEGKDGWFKIEVAESVEKVIFNDGVGGEGRQTEDLTIDPAKLYYKAGEWTATYPADPTPEETRTIYFYNASAWANVYAYAWSGTEPNDVKKLGDFPGTQMTAVQSKENWFKVEVPVSAENVIFNDGVGGEGRQTGDLAIDPNKTYYKEGAWISAFSVVTLRYFNSEDWLKVYAYVWSGESPNEVKYFGAFPGAEMTAVDGHDSWFEIEVDAEAEKVVFNDGTGGQLITNQTDNLEIDPAKLYYMYQWIASYPEPEPLTVYYYNSNGWANVYAYAWKGEGEDPADKLLGTWHGTKMTAVDGHEGWFSIEVSASAQKICFNDGADAQTANYEIDPDALFCKDDYWTADYPAAWDGKLYVDLTGIDWFNNNNADAYLYVWYADSTENGAWPGVKMTKISDRVYSAMIDTEKTFSGLKVVRCNPDLVDGNVQVWDESAEFNHIPGNHTIVITEL; from the coding sequence ATGAAACGCAATCTTTGGAAACTGCTCGTCATCTTATGCGTTGCGATCGCTTCGAGCATGTTGTTCGCAGCTTGCAAAAAAACCGATAATAAACCTGTAAACGATCCGTTGAAAGTTACGATCAATTGGAACTTCGCAGGTTCGGAGAACACGACGATCGAAGTAGGTTCGGACGGAAGAGTGAATTTGACCTCGATCACCGTCCCCGAGAACCCGGGTTTCCGTTTTGAAGGGTTTTACACCGACGCGGCTTGCACCAAGAATTTCGACGCCGCGAATTACACCGTTACCTTTGATTTTACGATTTACGCTAAGTGGGCTCCCGAAAGCTCGACCGATGCGCCGACTTTGACGCGCGTCGACGCGAAGTACGTCGGCGGGGAGAAAACCGTCGGCGCTTCTCTTTCTTCTTCGGACGTTACCGTCACTCTTTATTACAGCGACGGGACGACGAAGAGAGTCTCCGACTTTACCTTCGGCGCTTTCGACAGCGCGACCGCGGGCGAAAAGACCGTCTCGATCTCTTTTACCTTGGACGGGAAGCCGATGACCGCTTCCGTCACCGTCACCGTTAAGGCGGGCGAGCAGGGTGGAGACAACCAAGGCGGCGATAACCAAGGCGGCGATAACCAAGGCGGAGATAATCAAGGCGGAGATAATCAAGGCGGAGAGCAGACCACCGAAAGGGCGGTCCTCGTCGTGGATGGCGTGGAAACGGACATGGTTAAAGCCGAAGGTACTCCGACCGTTCAATTCGTCCTTACCGACGTTGCTCTCGGTAATTACGCTTACGTAAGGGTCTTATATAATGGATCCGTCGTTCCTTATGCGGAAGGCAGCGCGCCCTCTCGCAATGAAGTCTATGATTTTCGTTTGGACGTCGCGGAGAATTTAGCCTATGCCACGAAGCATCAGACCACTCCGACCGCCGACAGGGCGATTTTGAAGATCGGCGAAAGAGAAGTCGCGATGACGAAGGACGCCGCGCTCAATCAGTACTCCGTTACGAACGTGTTGATCGAAGCGAACGACACCGCCGACGTCTATTTCAACGATACCAAGATCGCGTTCCGCGAAGGCTATCGCCTGAACGGCGCGGGTATTTACGATTTCTTCTACAACGCGGATGAGAATATCGCTTATCTCGTCAAGCAACCCGACAAGATCGTCTTGAAAGTCGGCGCGGCGGAAAGCAATTTCGTAAAAGACGAAGAATCCCCGATCGAGCAGTACAAGATCGCGGGCGTCGATCTTGCTGAAAATGCCGAAGTTTCCGCTTCTTTCAACGGTAAAAACGTTCCCTTCGCGTCTGCCGATTGGTTCCAAGGCGCAGGCAAGTACGATTTCTATCTGAACGCGAGCGAGAACCTCGTCTACGCGGTCAAACAGCAGGTCGGCGACAAAGCCGTCTTGAAGATCGGAAACGACGAGACGCAAATGATCAAGGACGATGAATCGCAGGTCGATCAATATAAGGCGCTCGATCTCGAAATCGGCGTAAGCGACGAGGTCTCCGTCTACTTTAATAACGCGGCGGTCCCCTTCGCGGATCAAAACTGGAAGAGCGGGGCGGGCGTCTACGACTTCTATCTGAACGTCGCCGAGAACCTCGTCTACGTCAATAAGCACGTCGAAAATCTTACCTACACCCTTACCGCGAACGGCGTTCCTCACGCAATGGTCTTCGATTCCGATAAAAACGAGTACTCCGTTTCGGTCGAACTCAGAGAGGACGAAGTCGTCACGATCAAAGACAGCAGAAACAATTCCTATTCCAATTTCGAGAACGGGTTCACGGGAACCGCGACGAAAGACGGCGAGTACGTCTTCTATTTGAAGATGACGGAAGGAAATCCGATTTGGGTCCATTGCGTCGAATACGTCGAAGTTTACGTCGAAAACTCTTTCGGTTACGAGACCCTTTACGTCCATTATTGGAAGGACGGCGTCATAACGAGCGGCTGGCCCGGCATCCAAATGGATCACGACCAAAAAGAGGGCTGGTGGAAGGCGAGAGTCGACACCCGCGCGGATCATATCAACTTTACGGACGGCGCGGCGGAAAATACGCAAAGCACCGCGGAAAGTGAGCTTGACTTCAATAACCTCTATTTCTACGGCGGCGCGTGGCACGATTTCTATCCGCTCGTTTACTCGTTGAAAGTTAACGGCGCGAATCCGCAGACGATGGAACTCGTCAACGGAGAATATAAGCTCCAAATCGCTCTCAATAAAAACGACGCGGTCACGATCACCGATAACAAAGGCGATTCCTATGATAACTGGCAAGACGGTTGCAACTTCAAAGGAACCGCGGACGCGGACGCGGAATACATCTTCTATTTGAAGCCGAACGAGAGCAATTTGATTTGGGTACATAAGATCGAATATGCGGATCTTTACGTCGAAAACACTTTCGGTTTCGATAATCTTTACATCCATTATTGGAATAATGACGACGGCTTTACGACTGTCTATCCCGGCGAGGCGATGACCCCCGTGGAAGGCAGAGACGGCTGGTTTACCAAGCAAGTCGACACGCGCATTCGCGCTTTGCTCTTTACGAACGGCGCGGCGGAGAACACCCAAAGCACGCAGGAGATCGCCGTCGGTAACTTGAACGCTCTGTACTACTACGGCGGCGCGTGGCACGACGATTATCCGCTCGTCTACACGCTGCGCGTGAACACGGTCGAAGTCGGAAATCTGTCTTTCGTGAACGGCGAGTACACGATCCAAGTTGATCTCGCGAAAAACGACGACGTTTCGATCTCGGATAATAAGGGCGTAAATTATTGCAATTGGGAAGTCGGCTGCGGATTCAACGGCATCGCCGCGGCGGACGGAACCTATACCTTCTATTTGAAGATGACGGAGAATAATCCGATTTGGGTCGATATCGTGACTTACACGACGATCTACGTCGAGAATTCTTTCCAATTCGAAGACGTGTACGCGGTCTATCGTAACGACGGCGGCGTGCTTACGAACGACTCGGGCGTCAAAATGACCGCGGTCGAAGGAAAAGCGGGTTGGGTCTCCGCGAAGATCAGCGATCGCGCGACCTTTATCAAGTTTACGAACGGCGGCGCCAACGAAACCGCGGAATTTGCGGTCGATCTTACGAAGCCTTATTTCTACGATAAGTCTTGGAACGCTTCGTATCCCACCGACGAGACGCACGAAATTTATTTCTACAACACGAATAACTGGGATCCGGTCAAAGCTTTTGCTTGGAGAGGCTCGGATTCGAGCACGGTCGCCTATATCGGCGCGTGGCCCGGCACTTTGATGACCGTCGTCGAAGGACACGACGGTTGGTATAAAGTCTCGGTCTCGAGCCGCGCTTTGAAGATCCTCTTTACGAACGGTCTCGAAGGCGCTTTGGAAAGAAAGACCGCAGATCTCGATCTCGATTTCACCAAACCTTATTATATGGACGGCGAATGGACGGCGGATTATCCCGCGGTCGAGCAGAAGATCACGATCTACTACTATAACTCCAACGCTTGGGACACCGTCAACGCCTACGCTTGGAAGGAAGGAACGCCCGATGAAGAAAAGCTCGGCGTTTGGCCGGGCGCGACGATGACCGCCGTGCAAGGCAAGGGCGGTTGGTTTAAGGTCGAAGTCGGCGAATATGCGGATCGGATCGTCTTCTCGAACGGCTCGAACTCCGAAGAAAAGACGGGCGATCTGACGATCAATCCCTCCAAACTTTACTTCAAGAACGGCGAATGGACGACCGCTTTCGATCCCGAACCCGAGCAAAAGATCACGGTTTATTACTTCAACACGAATAACTGGAATCCGATGATCGCCTATGCTTGGAGCGGCTCCGATCAAGATCCCGTCGAGAAACTCGGCACGTGGCCCGGCACGGTGATGACCCCCGTCTACGAGCATCCGGGTTGGTTCTCCGTCGAAGTCGGCGAGAACGCGGAAAAGATCCTCTTTACAAACGGAATGGAAGGCGAGCAAAACAAGACCGCGAACCTTACGATCGATCCCGCGAAACTTTATTATAAAGACGGGACTTGGACGGCGACTTATCCCGTTCCCGAAGAGAATATCACGATTTACTTCTATAACGAGAGCGCCTGGGCAAACGTCTACGCGTACGGTTGGAGCGGAACGGAACCGAACGACGTTAAAAAACTCGGCGATTTCCCCGGCACGCAAATGACGGCGGTGGAAGGGAAAGACGGATGGTTTAAGATCGAAGTCGCCGAAAGCGTCGAAAAGGTCATTTTCAACGACGGTGTAGGCGGCGAAGGCAGACAAACCGAAGATCTTACGATCGATCCCGCGAAACTCTATTATAAAGCAGGCGAATGGACGGCGACGTATCCCGCCGATCCCACGCCCGAAGAAACGAGGACGATCTATTTCTATAATGCGAGCGCTTGGGCGAACGTCTACGCGTACGCTTGGAGCGGAACGGAACCGAACGACGTTAAAAAACTCGGCGATTTCCCCGGCACGCAAATGACGGCGGTGCAAAGCAAAGAGAATTGGTTCAAAGTCGAAGTCCCCGTTTCCGCGGAAAACGTCATCTTTAACGACGGCGTAGGCGGCGAAGGCAGACAAACCGGCGATCTTGCGATCGATCCGAATAAAACCTATTATAAAGAGGGCGCTTGGATCTCGGCGTTCTCGGTCGTGACGCTCCGTTACTTCAATTCCGAAGATTGGCTGAAAGTTTACGCGTACGTTTGGAGCGGAGAATCCCCGAATGAAGTCAAGTACTTCGGCGCTTTCCCCGGCGCGGAAATGACCGCGGTCGACGGGCACGACTCTTGGTTTGAGATCGAAGTCGACGCAGAAGCCGAAAAAGTCGTTTTCAACGACGGCACGGGCGGTCAGTTGATAACCAATCAGACCGATAACCTCGAAATCGATCCCGCGAAACTCTACTATATGTATCAATGGATCGCTTCGTATCCCGAACCCGAACCTTTGACCGTCTATTACTATAACAGCAACGGCTGGGCGAACGTCTACGCGTACGCTTGGAAGGGCGAGGGCGAAGATCCCGCCGATAAACTACTCGGCACTTGGCACGGCACGAAGATGACCGCCGTGGACGGTCACGAAGGCTGGTTCTCGATCGAAGTTTCCGCCTCTGCCCAAAAGATCTGCTTTAACGACGGAGCGGACGCTCAAACCGCGAATTACGAGATCGATCCCGACGCGCTCTTCTGCAAGGACGATTACTGGACGGCGGATTATCCCGCGGCGTGGGACGGAAAGTTGTACGTCGACCTTACCGGCATCGATTGGTTCAACAACAACAACGCGGACGCGTATCTGTACGTTTGGTATGCGGATTCGACGGAAAACGGCGCTTGGCCGGGCGTCAAAATGACGAAGATCTCCGATCGCGTCTATTCCGCGATGATCGACACCGAGAAGACGTTCTCCGGTTTGAAAGTCGTGCGCTGCAATCCCGATTTGGTCGATGGAAACGTTCAGGTTTGGGATGAATCCGCGGAGTTCAACCATATCCCCGGAAACCACACGATCGTTATCACCGAATTGTGA